In the Paenibacillus sp. FSL H7-0357 genome, one interval contains:
- a CDS encoding ABC transporter permease, whose amino-acid sequence MEGNTVREATLIASAGNEGATSSRITTKDSVFAGRSKRKLGRRSVKWLNAGVILPLLAGVLFLVLWEAQIFHKLFDLKKYQLPLPSAIAEAIRDNFSLLLSYTGYTLTEAVVGMLIGSAFGFLIALVATAWPRWGGGSLTLVAALNAVPIVALAPIMNLWFGDGIGSRAAIVTATTMAAMAINAYKGMVSVDPLALDLMHSYAAGKPAVFRYLRIQNSLPYVFTALKINATASMIGAIVGEFFFSSRGLGYLLSNSIKVAKMPLGWSCIVLAAIAGVIFYLVVERLEKVFIKWHSSQRASS is encoded by the coding sequence ATGGAGGGAAATACTGTGCGTGAAGCAACGTTGATAGCTTCTGCAGGGAATGAGGGAGCTACATCCTCTCGTATAACAACGAAGGATAGCGTATTTGCTGGACGGAGCAAGCGGAAGCTTGGACGCCGCTCTGTGAAATGGCTGAACGCTGGCGTGATTCTGCCTCTGCTGGCCGGTGTGCTTTTTCTGGTTCTCTGGGAAGCACAAATATTCCACAAGCTGTTCGATCTGAAAAAATACCAGCTGCCGCTGCCTTCGGCCATAGCGGAGGCGATTAGGGATAATTTCAGCCTGCTCTTGTCCTATACCGGCTATACGCTGACTGAGGCTGTGGTGGGAATGCTGATTGGTTCGGCCTTCGGGTTCTTAATCGCCCTGGTCGCAACGGCCTGGCCCCGCTGGGGCGGTGGCAGCCTGACACTGGTCGCTGCACTGAATGCTGTGCCGATTGTTGCGCTGGCACCGATTATGAATCTGTGGTTCGGCGACGGGATCGGCTCGCGTGCGGCAATCGTTACGGCAACGACCATGGCGGCGATGGCTATCAATGCCTATAAAGGGATGGTATCAGTCGATCCGCTGGCGCTGGATTTAATGCATTCCTACGCAGCCGGCAAGCCGGCGGTGTTCCGCTATCTGCGGATTCAGAACAGTCTGCCGTATGTGTTCACCGCGCTGAAGATCAATGCTACCGCAAGTATGATCGGAGCGATTGTCGGAGAGTTTTTCTTCTCCTCCAGAGGGCTTGGCTACCTGCTATCCAACTCGATCAAGGTGGCCAAGATGCCGCTGGGCTGGTCCTGCATCGTACTTGCGGCTATAGCCGGAGTCATCTTCTATCTGGTAGTGGAGCGGCTGGAGAAGGTATTCATCAAGTGGCATTCCTCCCAGCGTGCGTCATCTTAA
- a CDS encoding ABC transporter substrate-binding protein: MKGNKGKFHGGLLMAVMIMAISLLAGCGGNNNNNAPAAEATAGTGASASPETAAATEPAAEPVTVKLQLKWVPQAQFAGYFLAQDKGYYAEEGLNVEILPGGPDIVPEQQVAGGSADIGVDWVASLLTSQEQEMPLVQIAQIYQKSGLVLVSKKEAGISSAADLKGKKVGNWMGGNEFEILALFDKYKLDSNKDLNFTKQGFTMDQFLGGEIDAASAMTYNEYQVVLESGIKAEELNVIDMNDEGVAMLEDNLFANKEWLADNKETAAKFVRASLKGWKDAIADPEAAVDSVMKLAEEGSTSREHQLTMMTEVAKLIQPEGFDVSKLGYTDAAAFQQTADIALKFGVIKEAANVEEAYTNEIVEMAAK; the protein is encoded by the coding sequence ATGAAAGGGAATAAAGGCAAATTTCACGGTGGGCTGTTGATGGCGGTAATGATCATGGCAATCTCTTTGCTGGCAGGTTGTGGAGGTAACAACAATAATAATGCTCCGGCGGCTGAAGCGACGGCAGGCACGGGAGCTTCGGCTTCACCGGAAACGGCGGCGGCCACAGAACCGGCTGCGGAACCGGTGACGGTCAAGCTCCAGCTGAAATGGGTGCCGCAGGCCCAATTTGCCGGATACTTTCTGGCCCAGGACAAGGGGTACTATGCTGAAGAAGGTCTTAATGTGGAGATCCTGCCCGGCGGTCCGGATATAGTGCCTGAGCAACAGGTCGCGGGCGGCTCCGCCGATATCGGCGTGGATTGGGTGGCGAGTCTGCTGACCAGCCAGGAACAGGAAATGCCGCTGGTGCAGATTGCGCAAATCTACCAGAAGAGCGGACTCGTGCTGGTGTCCAAGAAGGAGGCGGGAATCAGCAGTGCAGCGGATCTGAAAGGCAAAAAAGTCGGCAACTGGATGGGTGGCAACGAGTTTGAAATCCTTGCACTTTTTGATAAATACAAGCTGGATTCCAACAAGGACCTGAATTTCACGAAGCAGGGCTTCACGATGGACCAATTCCTTGGCGGCGAAATCGACGCGGCTTCGGCGATGACGTATAACGAATATCAGGTTGTGCTGGAATCGGGCATCAAGGCCGAAGAGCTGAATGTGATTGATATGAATGATGAAGGCGTAGCGATGCTCGAAGACAATCTGTTCGCCAATAAAGAGTGGCTTGCAGACAATAAGGAGACAGCGGCCAAATTCGTCCGCGCTTCCTTGAAGGGCTGGAAAGATGCCATTGCCGATCCTGAGGCGGCTGTGGATAGTGTAATGAAGCTCGCTGAAGAAGGCAGCACTTCAAGAGAGCATCAGCTTACGATGATGACGGAGGTTGCCAAGCTGATCCAGCCGGAGGGCTTTGACGTTTCCAAGCTGGGGTATACCGATGCAGCTGCATTCCAGCAGACGGCAGACATTGCGCTCAAATTTGGTGTAATCAAAGAGGCGGCCAACGTGGAAGAAGCCTATACGAACGAGATTGTTGAAATGGCGGCAAAATAA